One window of the Flexibacter flexilis DSM 6793 genome contains the following:
- the thrC gene encoding threonine synthase gives MKYFSTNRHLAGGYIPTHTFSEALLMGIAPDAGLFMPETLPHFSAEQLQTMRGKTYAQIATEVLFPFVEGQMSKDDLAAIAADAYGFDIPLENIDKNFWVARLDQGATASFKDFAARFMARATRYFLPAQQKLTVLVATSGDTGSAIGAAFQGIEGVKVYILYPQREVSFVQEQQLIRIGGNVQALAIDGKFDDCQNIVKQAFADKELTSLNLSSANSINVGRVLPQAVYYFYLWQKLTEHTDEAINFVVPSGNLGNSLGAELARRMGLPVERLVIATNANRAVPDFLKNGIYKKISPSVAAVSNAMNVGNPSNLARYFELYGGTLDKDGYTHQAPDIAQMREHLLSVAISDTETVETIKYFYKKYACVLEPHGAVGAAAYRKFQDKLAARKTILLETAHPAKFPEIVMQELGFAPPVPKALQAFLQNPAHKIELANEYKALKNILLA, from the coding sequence GTGAAATACTTTAGTACCAACAGACATTTGGCGGGCGGCTATATACCAACGCATACATTTTCGGAGGCATTGCTTATGGGCATCGCCCCAGATGCGGGTTTGTTTATGCCCGAAACACTGCCGCACTTTTCGGCGGAGCAGCTACAAACCATGCGCGGCAAAACCTACGCCCAAATCGCTACAGAAGTGCTTTTTCCTTTTGTGGAAGGACAAATGAGCAAGGACGATTTGGCCGCTATCGCCGCAGATGCTTACGGTTTTGATATTCCTTTGGAAAACATAGATAAAAATTTCTGGGTGGCGCGTCTCGACCAAGGCGCGACGGCTTCTTTCAAAGATTTTGCGGCGCGTTTTATGGCGCGTGCGACGCGTTATTTTCTGCCTGCCCAACAAAAACTTACGGTGTTGGTGGCCACTTCTGGCGACACGGGCAGCGCAATCGGCGCAGCGTTTCAGGGCATCGAAGGCGTGAAAGTTTATATTCTGTATCCGCAACGCGAAGTGAGTTTTGTACAAGAACAGCAACTTATCCGCATCGGCGGCAACGTGCAGGCTCTGGCCATCGACGGGAAGTTTGACGATTGCCAAAATATTGTAAAACAGGCTTTTGCAGACAAAGAACTAACCAGTCTCAATCTTTCTTCGGCCAACTCCATCAACGTTGGCCGCGTATTGCCGCAGGCCGTTTATTATTTTTATTTGTGGCAAAAATTAACCGAACACACAGACGAAGCCATCAATTTTGTAGTTCCGTCGGGCAATTTGGGCAACTCGCTGGGCGCAGAATTGGCGCGTCGGATGGGTTTGCCTGTGGAGCGTTTGGTTATCGCGACGAATGCCAACCGTGCCGTACCTGATTTTCTGAAAAATGGTATTTATAAAAAAATTAGTCCGTCGGTGGCGGCTGTTTCCAACGCCATGAACGTAGGCAATCCGAGCAATTTGGCCAGATATTTTGAGCTTTACGGCGGCACGCTGGACAAAGACGGCTACACGCACCAAGCCCCAGACATCGCCCAAATGCGCGAACATTTGCTTTCGGTGGCCATTTCTGACACCGAAACCGTAGAGACCATCAAATATTTTTACAAAAAATACGCTTGCGTACTCGAACCGCACGGCGCAGTTGGCGCGGCAGCTTACCGTAAGTTTCAGGATAAATTAGCCGCCCGCAAAACGATATTGTTGGAAACGGCACACCCTGCCAAATTCCCCGAAATCGTGATGCAGGAATTAGGTTTTGCACCACCCGTACCGAAAGCATTGCAAGCATTTTTGCAAAATCCTGCGCACAAAATTGAGCTTGCCAATGAGTATAAAGCATTGAAAAACATTTTATTAGCCTAA
- a CDS encoding NADH-quinone oxidoreductase subunit A: MQTDFQISGFGLVLLFMLGAAAFLGINLLISKVLRPDAPNPEKNLPYECGEEAIGSVWGQFNIRFYVIALIFILFDVELAFMFPWATVFGNEQLQAASGGSWGWFALAEMGFFVLILAVGLAYAWQRGHLDWAKPKPQLPTAAEPLPEQIYERFLK, from the coding sequence ATGCAAACAGATTTTCAAATTTCGGGTTTTGGATTAGTGTTGCTTTTCATGTTGGGAGCAGCGGCTTTTTTGGGAATTAATTTACTTATTTCAAAAGTTTTGCGCCCCGATGCACCCAATCCCGAAAAGAATTTGCCTTACGAATGTGGCGAAGAAGCCATCGGTTCGGTTTGGGGACAATTCAATATTCGGTTTTATGTAATTGCCCTGATTTTCATTTTGTTTGATGTGGAACTTGCTTTTATGTTTCCGTGGGCGACGGTTTTCGGCAACGAGCAATTGCAAGCCGCTTCGGGCGGTTCGTGGGGTTGGTTTGCGTTGGCCGAAATGGGATTTTTTGTGTTAATCTTGGCCGTTGGATTGGCGTATGCTTGGCAGCGCGGCCACTTGGATTGGGCAAAACCAAAACCACAATTGCCGACGGCCGCCGAGCCACTACCCGAACAAATTTACGAACGCTTTTTAAAGTGA
- a CDS encoding PH domain-containing protein has translation MGLFSGIMGNAGAVNPDDLQKDFGKLLIEDESIEMGFKLIRDTFIFTNKRLILVDVQGLTGSKVEYLSIAYKAITRFSVETTGTFDLDAELKIWISSEALPSISKRFNKSVNVYDVQALLARHVLK, from the coding sequence ATGGGATTATTTTCTGGAATTATGGGGAATGCAGGAGCTGTAAACCCCGACGACTTACAAAAAGATTTTGGTAAACTTTTGATTGAAGATGAAAGTATCGAAATGGGTTTCAAACTTATCAGAGACACTTTTATTTTTACAAACAAACGCCTGATTCTGGTTGATGTACAAGGACTTACGGGCAGCAAAGTAGAATATTTATCTATTGCCTACAAAGCCATTACGCGTTTTAGCGTAGAAACTACAGGTACTTTTGACCTTGACGCGGAGCTAAAAATCTGGATTTCGAGTGAGGCTCTACCAAGCATTTCCAAAAGATTTAATAAATCTGTAAACGTTTATGATGTGCAAGCTCTTTTGGCGCGCCACGTCCTGAAATAG